From one Bacteroidales bacterium genomic stretch:
- a CDS encoding DUF1080 domain-containing protein: protein MTKKFLLHVFAGFLAVFFTAGLQAQNALTEEEKTDGFVLLFDGESTDGWRGFQKDHAPTKWVVEDGTLHFNPRAKGDGGDIMIDRKFSDFHLKLEWKIEEAGNSGILYLGSEDPKYNAIYMTAPEMQVLDNAAHPDAKMGTNGNRQAGSLYDLIPADPQNFAGAGEWNTAELIVKDKHVKHIQNGEVVVEYEYGTQMWDALVSRSKFPGLNPDWTNLQEEGFIGLQDHGNNVWFRNIKIKEL, encoded by the coding sequence ATGACTAAAAAATTTCTATTACATGTATTTGCCGGTTTTTTAGCGGTTTTTTTCACTGCCGGCCTTCAGGCTCAGAACGCGCTGACTGAAGAGGAGAAAACGGATGGCTTTGTGCTGCTCTTCGACGGAGAATCTACCGACGGTTGGAGGGGATTTCAGAAAGACCATGCTCCGACTAAATGGGTGGTGGAAGATGGAACACTCCATTTCAACCCCCGGGCGAAGGGTGACGGCGGAGATATTATGATTGACCGGAAATTCTCTGATTTTCATCTGAAGCTGGAGTGGAAGATCGAAGAAGCTGGCAATTCAGGTATCCTTTACCTGGGCTCTGAGGACCCCAAATATAATGCTATTTACATGACAGCCCCTGAAATGCAGGTGCTGGACAATGCCGCACATCCCGATGCCAAGATGGGAACGAATGGTAACCGTCAGGCCGGATCACTGTATGACCTGATTCCTGCTGATCCCCAGAATTTCGCAGGTGCGGGCGAATGGAACACCGCTGAACTGATTGTGAAGGATAAGCATGTGAAACACATCCAAAACGGTGAAGTGGTTGTGGAGTATGAATATGGAACTCAGATGTGGGATGCCCTGGTGTCTCGTTCCAAGTTCCCGGGTTTAAATCCCGACTGGACCAATTTACAGGAAGAAGGCTTTATCGGTCTCCAGGATCATGGAAACAATGTGTGGTTCAGGAATATTAAAATCAAGGAATTATAA
- a CDS encoding sugar phosphate isomerase/epimerase, translating to MQNRRTFMKSTALAAAAISASSVASARESSGIPVVQEHGNREVFFDISLAEWSLNKKLFGGELDNLDFPAYAQKNFDIHAVEYVNQFFKDADTDYIKELLKRTQDIGVKNVLIMIDGEGNLGDTDEEQRKKAVENHYRWVEHAHILGCHAIRVNAGGRGTEEEVAFSATRSLRTLSQFAADYGISVIVENHGGYSSRASWLSSVIRNTGMVNCGVLPDFGNFVIDRRPGGEKYDLYLGMKELMPLAKGVSAKSHNFDEEGNEVDKDFYRLLKIVKDAGFRGYIGIEYEGRELSQDEGIMATRDLLIKAGKAVMEV from the coding sequence ATGCAAAACAGAAGGACATTTATGAAGAGTACGGCCCTTGCGGCTGCAGCCATTTCCGCAAGTAGTGTGGCAAGTGCTAGAGAAAGCAGCGGTATTCCGGTCGTGCAGGAGCATGGAAACCGTGAGGTGTTTTTTGATATCTCTTTGGCCGAGTGGTCGCTGAATAAAAAGCTATTCGGAGGTGAACTGGATAATCTGGATTTTCCAGCATATGCCCAAAAGAATTTTGATATTCATGCCGTTGAATACGTAAATCAATTTTTCAAAGATGCTGATACAGATTATATCAAGGAGCTTTTGAAGCGTACTCAGGACATTGGAGTTAAGAATGTGTTGATCATGATTGATGGAGAGGGAAATCTGGGGGATACCGATGAGGAGCAAAGGAAAAAGGCGGTTGAGAACCACTACCGGTGGGTGGAACATGCTCATATACTGGGTTGCCATGCTATCAGGGTGAATGCGGGCGGTAGAGGCACTGAAGAAGAAGTGGCTTTCTCGGCAACCAGGAGCCTTAGAACCTTAAGTCAGTTTGCAGCCGATTACGGGATCAGTGTTATTGTTGAAAATCATGGAGGTTACTCCTCACGAGCCAGCTGGTTATCCTCGGTAATCAGGAATACCGGAATGGTCAATTGCGGGGTGCTTCCCGATTTTGGTAATTTTGTGATAGACCGCAGGCCCGGTGGTGAGAAATATGATTTATACCTTGGAATGAAGGAGCTAATGCCTTTGGCAAAGGGTGTGAGCGCCAAATCGCACAACTTTGACGAAGAAGGGAATGAGGTGGATAAAGATTTCTACAGGCTTTTGAAAATAGTTAAGGATGCAGGCTTCAGGGGGTATATTGGAATTGAATATGAAGGCAGGGAACTAAGTCAGGATGAAGGTATCATGGCTACCAGGGATTTGTTGATCAAAGCAGGTAAAGCAGTTATGGAGGTATAA
- a CDS encoding D-2-hydroxyacid dehydrogenase translates to MTNIVFLDKKTIGKVDNLKQLSKLGNLEIHESTEPDQVIERCQGKEIVIVNKIQMNEEVLKQLPDLKLICVAATGINNVDLNYTESNGIEVKNVAGYSTDSVAQLTFTMLLYLINKPYYYDTYVKSGAYSKSASFTHHNEPFWELKGKRMGIIGLGTIGRQVARIAESFGMEVIFYSTTGRNNHISYKRFELDDLLKSSDVVSIHAPLNNHTRNLITYDKMKLMRPCAILLNLGRGGIVNEKDLARALNENVIGAAGIDVMEQEPINADNPLLRLFDKEKILITPHMAWASKESRELLVEKIARNIDVYLKSR, encoded by the coding sequence ATGACCAACATTGTATTCCTCGACAAAAAGACCATAGGGAAAGTAGATAATCTGAAACAACTCTCCAAGCTGGGTAATCTTGAAATCCATGAATCTACGGAGCCTGACCAGGTGATTGAAAGATGCCAGGGTAAAGAGATTGTTATTGTGAACAAAATTCAGATGAATGAGGAGGTACTCAAACAGCTTCCGGATCTGAAGTTGATCTGCGTGGCAGCTACCGGAATCAATAATGTGGATCTGAACTATACAGAAAGTAACGGAATTGAAGTGAAAAACGTGGCCGGCTATTCAACCGATTCTGTGGCACAGCTCACCTTTACCATGTTGTTATATCTGATCAACAAGCCCTATTACTACGACACCTATGTAAAAAGCGGAGCTTATTCCAAAAGTGCTTCATTCACTCATCACAATGAACCCTTTTGGGAGCTGAAGGGAAAACGGATGGGGATCATAGGGCTCGGAACCATCGGCAGGCAGGTGGCCAGAATTGCTGAATCCTTTGGAATGGAGGTAATCTTCTACTCCACCACCGGACGCAACAATCATATAAGTTATAAGCGCTTTGAGCTGGATGATCTGCTCAAAAGCTCTGATGTGGTCTCGATCCACGCTCCCTTGAATAATCATACCCGCAACCTGATCACTTATGACAAAATGAAACTGATGCGGCCCTGCGCTATCCTGCTCAATCTTGGCAGAGGAGGAATTGTAAACGAAAAGGACCTTGCCAGAGCATTGAATGAAAATGTAATTGGAGCAGCAGGCATCGACGTGATGGAGCAAGAACCCATCAACGCCGATAACCCTCTACTTAGACTTTTCGACAAGGAGAAAATCCTGATCACCCCTCATATGGCCTGGGCCTCTAAGGAGTCCAGGGAACTGCTGGTAGAAAAGATCGCACGCAATATTGACGTTTATCTGAAAAGCAGGTAA
- a CDS encoding Gfo/Idh/MocA family oxidoreductase, with translation MTDKDKNAGGSKMNRRDVLKGLATVPVLGAMAYGTWRKTRQEHIRSHKLAKELNMSAGEKEYLPYKHDGDTIRIGIIGYGIRGTQLMQAAGFVQPATIDTWKQNEAKDSNNNRFSNFLEQDDLNIRITGVCDLFDVHAERAMSAASNIGREGAEGKMGEQAKRYRNYRDLLASNDIDAVIIATPDHWHAQMTIDAAKAGKHVFAEKGFSLTMDETYAIRDTVKSSGITYQLGHQGRQTESYLKAKEAIDKKLIGKINLIEVCTNRNSANGAWVYDIHPDANPNTVDWAQFEEPCEVKHPWSPERFFRWRCWWDYGTGLSGDLLTHEFDAINQIIGMGIPASVSASGGVYFWKDKKRGDYVNEIREVPDVWNAVLEYPDQDFSLLYSATLASNHDRGKVIMGHDGSMELGNTLTVYADRESTRYEEQIKSGLIDPELPIYTYIPGRKNVDSIATATEQYFAARGLLYTYRGGRRVDTTHLHIAEWIQAIRENKQPSCNIDQAFEEGVAAAMGIIAQKEGRKVYWDKDKELVV, from the coding sequence ATGACTGACAAAGATAAAAATGCAGGCGGTAGCAAGATGAACCGCAGGGATGTACTTAAAGGACTGGCCACTGTACCGGTTCTGGGTGCCATGGCTTACGGCACCTGGAGAAAAACAAGACAGGAACACATCCGCAGCCACAAACTGGCCAAAGAGCTCAATATGAGCGCCGGGGAGAAGGAATATCTTCCTTATAAACACGACGGGGATACTATACGGATCGGTATCATTGGATATGGAATCCGTGGAACTCAGTTGATGCAGGCCGCAGGATTCGTTCAGCCGGCAACCATTGACACCTGGAAACAGAACGAAGCAAAGGATTCAAATAATAACCGCTTCTCAAATTTCCTGGAACAGGATGACCTTAATATTCGGATAACCGGGGTCTGCGACCTCTTTGATGTTCATGCAGAGAGGGCCATGTCCGCTGCTTCCAATATTGGCCGGGAGGGTGCAGAAGGAAAAATGGGAGAGCAGGCTAAGCGGTACAGAAACTACCGCGATCTGCTGGCTTCCAATGATATTGATGCCGTGATTATTGCGACACCCGACCACTGGCATGCCCAGATGACCATTGATGCTGCCAAAGCAGGCAAACATGTATTTGCGGAAAAGGGATTCAGCCTGACCATGGATGAAACTTATGCCATCCGTGACACGGTTAAATCAAGCGGGATTACATACCAATTGGGTCACCAGGGACGACAGACCGAGAGTTACCTAAAGGCCAAAGAGGCCATCGACAAAAAGCTTATTGGAAAAATAAACCTGATAGAGGTCTGCACCAACCGGAACTCGGCCAACGGTGCCTGGGTCTACGACATCCATCCCGATGCCAATCCCAATACGGTCGACTGGGCACAATTTGAAGAACCCTGCGAAGTCAAGCATCCCTGGAGCCCGGAACGTTTCTTCCGCTGGAGATGCTGGTGGGACTATGGTACCGGATTATCGGGCGACCTGCTCACGCACGAATTTGATGCCATTAACCAGATCATTGGAATGGGTATTCCTGCCTCTGTATCAGCTTCAGGTGGAGTATATTTCTGGAAAGACAAGAAACGGGGCGATTATGTCAACGAAATCCGGGAGGTTCCGGATGTCTGGAACGCCGTTCTGGAATATCCGGATCAGGATTTCAGCCTGCTTTACAGTGCCACACTGGCCAGTAACCATGACCGGGGCAAGGTCATCATGGGGCATGATGGATCCATGGAACTGGGGAATACCCTGACGGTATATGCGGACAGGGAGAGTACCAGGTATGAAGAGCAGATCAAAAGCGGACTTATTGATCCGGAGCTTCCCATTTACACCTATATACCCGGACGCAAGAACGTGGATTCCATTGCCACCGCCACGGAGCAATATTTTGCGGCCAGGGGACTCCTTTATACCTATCGCGGAGGACGACGGGTGGATACCACTCACCTGCATATCGCCGAATGGATCCAGGCCATCCGGGAAAACAAACAGCCCAGTTGCAACATTGACCAGGCCTTCGAAGAGGGAGTGGCTGCTGCCATGGGCATTATCGCTCAGAAAGAGGGCCGCAAGGTCTATTGGGACAAAGATAAAGAGCTGGTGGTCTGA
- a CDS encoding DoxX family protein, with translation MIKDKDFSKWQLWSLVILRVAIGWHFLYEGIVKLLNPNWSSMGYLMDSKGLFEGVFHSIAANPALLNVMDFANMWGLILIGAGLIVGLFTRIASIAGMVLLAFYYLSHPAIIGVNFAMPTEGSYLWVNKNLIELLTLWVILLFPTWKIIGMDRFLFNKK, from the coding sequence ATGATAAAAGATAAAGATTTCTCAAAATGGCAACTCTGGTCCCTGGTGATCCTGCGTGTTGCCATCGGCTGGCACTTCCTCTATGAAGGAATTGTCAAACTGCTGAATCCGAACTGGTCGTCCATGGGTTATCTGATGGATTCCAAAGGGCTTTTTGAAGGAGTATTCCATTCAATTGCAGCTAATCCGGCCTTGTTAAATGTCATGGATTTCGCGAATATGTGGGGACTGATTCTTATAGGAGCGGGACTGATCGTTGGCCTGTTCACCAGAATTGCTTCTATCGCCGGGATGGTTCTTCTGGCCTTCTACTACCTGTCTCATCCGGCCATCATCGGGGTGAACTTTGCGATGCCCACAGAGGGAAGCTACCTCTGGGTTAATAAGAACCTCATTGAACTGCTTACCCTCTGGGTAATTTTGCTGTTCCCCACCTGGAAGATCATCGGGATGGATCGATTTCTGTTCAATAAGAAATAG
- a CDS encoding ATP-binding protein, whose translation MERTFTYCSHIQEISRIRKDLVFLDKEWTVPKSEIRQIQLIIEELFSNIIRFAFDDSKEHQIFIRLGLRESHIEIELIDDGIPFNPLEYEKEPHTDPVTSDPGGMGITLIRAFTSNMEYWRRAEKNHLLITKSLKRK comes from the coding sequence ATGGAACGGACGTTTACATACTGTTCTCATATACAAGAGATTTCCCGGATCCGTAAAGATCTGGTATTTCTTGATAAAGAGTGGACTGTACCCAAATCAGAAATCAGGCAGATCCAGCTGATCATTGAAGAGTTATTTTCCAATATCATCCGTTTTGCTTTTGATGATTCGAAGGAACACCAGATTTTTATCCGCCTGGGTTTAAGGGAAAGCCATATTGAAATCGAACTGATCGACGACGGGATTCCCTTCAATCCCCTGGAATATGAAAAGGAACCACATACAGATCCGGTTACTTCAGACCCGGGTGGAATGGGAATAACTCTTATCAGAGCCTTCACCAGCAACATGGAGTATTGGCGAAGAGCGGAGAAAAACCATCTTCTTATCACTAAAAGTCTTAAGCGTAAATAA
- a CDS encoding ABC transporter permease gives MTGKHLLLTIRSLKKNLLYAIFVVTGLAVGISTFLATFQWSAWHLTFDRSYPDREQIYRLTFEEDYEGFFRHTARILHGSALNKIAFAEIISGIEAVGRIAPFRKAAFRLGDRSFYEEYAYSCDPEFLDIFKPEVVKGASEDLLSEPFTVVLSENTARKFFGELNPVGSSVDLVHQFGVDPVTYTVVAVIKDFPENSHFRISALSSFENPVEYEGTAWAYLKLKPSVDPEEMEAQLKRFIENHVDESYSSQISPHLQAVSDIHLRSHKAREIQSNVRFRTVLIVMVAGMLVFVLAWFNFTLLAYSKSQLQIQKLVIQWQMGAGRSVFFRQFLVDSLFIGSIAYVIGILFTILIAPSIEKQGGTYLFSNLAMVILPLIVLLILNISGALITSLISTGKLYRHLQIKHISSKPGVPGDHAGRNLFIRSVIVLEFIITFVLLSNLILISRQTSYAMNRQLGASRQEAIHLHHLHREIVNNFEVFKERMLESPHIANVTGSMEEPTGQAMDANTFEIDGVDEGEKKLFLFPVDQEFFRFYDINVLYGSDFPVQYKPSDSIEYFVLNETAARMISDDPGDLIGRELQLNFPHPGFIWPGPLTGVVEDFHLSGLDYEITPMVIFPKYTWLWCFSILPAGSPETALEHLRSVWDELFHAYPLEYYFTSSLIEELYESELIQIHLLLIFSILSIIISGLGLFALSGFFMQKRIKPAALKKINGARVHQIIFPELLYYLWLAILSSALSIPVSLFMMERWLRNFKYRVDIPVWVFPVCAAILVVFSWIAVFYHTIRLARTNPVEFIREQ, from the coding sequence AGGGAACAAATTTACAGGCTCACCTTTGAAGAGGATTATGAGGGTTTTTTTCGCCATACAGCCAGGATCCTGCATGGAAGTGCACTGAATAAAATCGCATTTGCCGAGATAATTTCAGGCATCGAAGCTGTGGGGCGAATTGCTCCCTTCAGAAAAGCAGCCTTCAGGCTGGGCGACCGGTCGTTCTACGAAGAGTATGCGTATAGCTGCGATCCGGAGTTCCTGGATATTTTTAAGCCGGAGGTGGTTAAAGGAGCATCAGAAGACCTTTTGTCCGAGCCTTTTACCGTGGTATTGAGCGAAAATACAGCCAGAAAATTCTTTGGAGAGCTTAATCCGGTGGGCAGCTCCGTGGATCTGGTGCATCAGTTCGGGGTGGACCCGGTCACCTATACGGTTGTAGCAGTTATTAAAGACTTTCCGGAAAATTCTCACTTCAGGATTTCAGCCCTTAGCTCTTTTGAAAATCCCGTTGAATACGAGGGTACCGCCTGGGCCTACCTGAAGCTAAAACCTTCAGTCGACCCGGAGGAGATGGAAGCACAGCTGAAACGCTTTATCGAGAACCATGTGGATGAGTCCTATTCCAGCCAGATCTCCCCCCACCTGCAAGCTGTTTCAGATATCCATCTGCGTTCTCATAAGGCCAGAGAGATACAAAGCAATGTAAGGTTCCGCACCGTATTAATCGTCATGGTAGCCGGCATGCTGGTTTTTGTATTGGCGTGGTTCAATTTCACCCTGCTTGCTTATAGCAAAAGTCAGTTGCAGATACAAAAACTGGTCATCCAGTGGCAGATGGGAGCCGGGAGATCGGTTTTCTTCAGGCAGTTCCTGGTCGACAGCCTTTTTATTGGCAGCATCGCTTATGTGATTGGAATACTTTTTACCATTCTGATTGCCCCTTCCATTGAGAAACAGGGTGGCACCTATTTGTTTAGCAACCTGGCCATGGTTATACTCCCCCTGATCGTATTATTGATATTGAACATATCCGGTGCGCTGATCACTTCCCTGATATCCACCGGAAAGTTGTACCGGCATCTTCAAATAAAACATATCTCCTCCAAACCCGGAGTTCCGGGAGATCATGCAGGACGTAATCTCTTTATCAGATCGGTCATTGTGCTTGAATTCATCATCACCTTTGTTCTTCTTTCCAATCTGATCCTGATTTCCCGTCAGACCAGTTATGCCATGAACCGGCAGCTGGGAGCATCCCGGCAGGAAGCCATCCACCTGCACCACCTTCATCGCGAAATTGTAAACAACTTTGAAGTTTTCAAAGAGCGAATGCTGGAAAGTCCGCATATAGCCAATGTAACCGGCAGTATGGAGGAACCCACGGGTCAGGCCATGGACGCCAATACCTTTGAGATAGACGGGGTGGATGAAGGCGAAAAAAAATTATTCCTGTTCCCTGTGGATCAGGAGTTTTTCCGGTTTTATGATATCAATGTCCTTTATGGTTCAGATTTTCCGGTACAATATAAGCCTTCGGATTCCATAGAGTATTTTGTTCTGAATGAAACTGCTGCCAGGATGATTTCGGATGATCCCGGAGATCTGATAGGAAGAGAGTTGCAACTTAATTTTCCTCATCCCGGGTTTATCTGGCCGGGCCCGCTGACCGGAGTGGTCGAGGATTTCCATTTGTCGGGGCTTGATTACGAAATCACCCCCATGGTTATATTTCCCAAGTATACCTGGTTATGGTGCTTCTCCATCCTGCCTGCAGGCAGTCCGGAAACGGCCCTGGAGCATTTAAGATCCGTATGGGATGAGTTGTTTCACGCCTACCCCCTGGAATACTATTTCACCTCATCCCTGATTGAGGAACTCTACGAGTCGGAACTGATCCAGATCCATCTCTTACTCATTTTCAGCATACTCTCAATTATAATTTCCGGCCTGGGCCTGTTTGCATTAAGCGGTTTTTTCATGCAGAAACGGATCAAACCGGCTGCACTGAAAAAAATCAATGGGGCCAGGGTCCATCAGATTATTTTTCCGGAGCTGCTGTATTACCTGTGGCTGGCCATTCTCTCCTCTGCTCTCTCCATACCAGTCTCCCTGTTTATGATGGAGCGCTGGTTGCGAAATTTCAAATACCGGGTCGATATCCCGGTCTGGGTCTTCCCGGTCTGTGCAGCTATCCTGGTTGTCTTTAGCTGGATTGCCGTTTTCTACCATACCATTCGTCTGGCCCGGACCAATCCTGTGGAATTTATTCGGGAACAGTAG